In Pirellulales bacterium, a single window of DNA contains:
- a CDS encoding helix-turn-helix domain-containing protein produces MALSYRGVARALGISERTVWGMVDDGRLRAVRIGRCVRVPRVEVERYLAAKEVNV; encoded by the coding sequence ATGGCACTGTCTTACAGGGGGGTAGCGAGAGCGCTGGGAATTAGTGAGCGGACGGTTTGGGGTATGGTGGACGATGGCAGGCTGCGGGCGGTGCGCATTGGGCGGTGTGTGCGTGTGCCGCGTGTGGAGGTGGAGCGCTATTTGGCCGCCAAGGAGGTGAACGTATGA